The following nucleotide sequence is from Apium graveolens cultivar Ventura chromosome 4, ASM990537v1, whole genome shotgun sequence.
TCCTACTCAATCAATCCCTTGCACACAACTTCTTCTTGTTTAATTATATAGTACTTCTTGATCCACATTTCTTAAGTCATAATATCTGATCTTTGTATTACATATCATGGGAAATTGCTTGGTGCTTTGTGGACACAATAGGGTTTCTTGTTTTGTAGATGCTGAAACAAGCAAGAATAGCAACATAGTGCAGCTTGTGAAGAGTGATGGAGAGATTTTCGAGTTTTCGACTCCAGTTCTTGTCAGAGATGTGCTAAGAGAGTTTTCAGGTTTTAGTGTTGCTTTGGCTAGGAAAAATCCTCTGCATCTTCCTCCGGATTTCAGGTTGAAGTTGGGAAATAGATACCATCTTGTTTCTTCAGTTGAGGGCTTAGGAAGTGTTGAAGAAACTCGAGTGGTCGATGAAGAGAGTGGTGGCTTCAGAAGGATTAAAG
It contains:
- the LOC141720020 gene encoding uncharacterized protein LOC141720020, encoding MGNCLVLCGHNRVSCFVDAETSKNSNIVQLVKSDGEIFEFSTPVLVRDVLREFSGFSVALARKNPLHLPPDFRLKLGNRYHLVSSVEGLGSVEETRVVDEESGGFRRIKVVITKKQFQDLLSKEVLSDDILSVLRSETYDGDDEDDDDSSTRIWKPRLETIPEEHGMSSSF